In Bactrocera oleae isolate idBacOlea1 chromosome 5, idBacOlea1, whole genome shotgun sequence, a genomic segment contains:
- the l(2)k05819 gene encoding transmembrane protein 94 isoform X2, with amino-acid sequence MSVKSQRKAVATGAMGNATGEGVSHEKPNYGLTTRVALSRLHDDIEKLLREHEATYAKESYYRKLRSAFFKPSDTPLGWPAITATLFTMIALLIGEAYLASICVAAILSLDLCVVVRENHLRRTEIYRKTRQALADIRLAERDLCGEWQPCNYPHLCCPVSPCVSLQWTYRDGNIVNLPWALLVRGDHIVLRPGHITPGPCTEVNGKRTFEMHEIYGPTQVNDPPVRPLARAPLPDLICTLQTTPFLDNLRVILENSLKRPSTIYNQQRYLLVTKYIQQWGFICALCLTLFAGMLRINGLSSSPNVGTHPNEQHYWKYVFLETPAAAVIPLLPLIFPIMWISMNLWGVARLQCFLKIPQVLITKDSEKSFEEDLDAPTFDYDNISLLRSNVFRNWLQLWHGDSELLPRSSNLVQVLGSITALCCIDKKGILSWPNPTAEKVFFLHDTDNDHLDDRSTSCSTLNTESNHTSQAESKNGGIVAEVLDLTHDQHCPFRLEFDDHGWKSHITSLKPLGLAILLNTCSPLTHAHYAQFCGHVTAVAMLDKDLVPVTNRRCLCELAKQIGFKDSATDHFSLEGQLASYRHLQPEVVRRDIRFARQLQLSSKVKVPFPHSLSVVMRENPAGYLSLFTQGTADIIMDFCDDFWDGKDLRPLSAQDRKKALDFYQRSALTAYCTAFSYRPLRHGINGALSGAQHTGGPIAYLELPPESKIRMQHVDRAHCDFESGGHIHTKLSHSISTDSLLFSESKDDDINDVEGCFEMQCHQVFIGMVTMQYQAQTDIVQLVERLERACIRFVHFSKENELRSRVFSEKMGLESGWNCHISLLNEGDDKASMNTAAEKANTSGTSGRSGNKSLQSNNENNINIVESAHDHTTAISTTINKNNNTATSTINSTTNNVSLPHNVEIINQCTSTQNTTTTTITTTTINIGKQKNNNSNSSNISSTHPPHQTHLNITNITGGTGGTGGTDNDADDEGSDLHHLLPPPNLESSKTLSSSAPGAISNPDEYQAVQLSSTPPSRRSSVSCGGEGNGKNESLHMVDGGNQVIVDAVDDEHRQSEDSAMDENCRSMSIITESTEQSAPVHFDMSNRAKLPRGIENIRPHLEQVDNVPLQVSLFTDCSPEATRQMLDIMQSYGEIVVCLGSSASNSNANIFLQADCSIAVEPLYPQVCQDINAYTDGNLTNNKLRLLRLKKDLNGEEKYGSHEPYTTEELLESGFYGNDEPQMRPMQSAGNTVSPVYLGRLLNSLPCSISVCRDEPLSLVSIIELSRRFSAGLWNCIQYWACCAGALSMINILSACLSLPPLLTPIMVLYLMSVPVPLIALALAHIDIDPKIMNRATGKKQTEYDTKVFGFVIWCYGCKFIAPILIMIFAYCTFMAHPIELMDIDEEKLHINLQIARIFSFLGILVHFVVISACFVHRDHSLWQRNPFRNHIWAFTCGCTLLVHIVICAVQICLQDNYFVEACGMWPAIAFLYGGSFISLAITEICKWQEIKVNTRYQRRARLDFGTKLGMNSPF; translated from the exons ATGTCGGTAAAGTCACAACGTAAAGCCGTTGCTACGGGGGCAATGGGGAACGCGACCGGTGAAGGAGTTTCCCATGAAAAACCCAATTATGGTTTAACTACGCGTGTTGCACTATCACGTCTGCACGATGATATTGAAAAATTGTTGCGTGAGCATGAGGCCACCTACGCCAAGGAGAG CTACTATCGCAAACTGCGTTCGGCATTCTTCAAACCAAGCGACACACCATTGGGATGGCCTGCAATCACAGCTACGCTATTCACTATGATTGCGTTGCTTATTGGTGAGGCATATCTGGCGTCGATCTGTGTTGCGGCTATCTTATCATTGGATTTGTGCGTAGTGGTGCGCGAAAATCATTTACGTCGCACCGAAATCTACCGCAAGACACGCCAGGCACTCGCCGATATACGACTCGCTGAACGTGATCTATGTGGCGAGTGGCAACCATGCAATTATCCGCATCTGTGTTGCCCAGTTTCACCTTGTGTGTCGCTGCAGTGGACATATCGCGATGGTAATATTGTAAATTTACCGTGGGCCTTATTGGTACGCGGCGATCACATTGTACTACGACCGGGTCACATAACGCCCGGTCCGTGTACGGAAGTGAATGGAAAGCGCACATTTGAAATGCATGAAATATATGGCCCAACACAGGTGAATGATCCGCCAGTGCGTCCTTTGGCGCGTGCACCTCTACCAGATTTAATATGCACATTGCAGACGACGCCTTTTCTGGATAATTTGCGTGTCATTTTGGAAAACTCATTGAAGCGCCCATCGACGATATACAATCAGCAGCGTTATTTG CTGGTAACGAAATACATACAACAATGGGGcttcatatgtgcactttgtTTGACGCTTTTTGCCGGCATGTTGCGTATTAATGGTTTAAGCAGTTCGCCCAATGTCGGCACACATCCCAATGAGCAACATTATTGGAAATATGTTTTCCTAGAGACACCAGCTGCTGCAGTTATACCATTACTGCCACTCATTTTCCCCATCATGTGGATATCGATGAATTTGTGGGGTGTGGCAAGACTACAATGCTTTCTCAAAATACCACAAGTGCTCATCACTAAAGACTCGGAAAAATCATTCGAAGAAGACTTGGATGCGCCCACCTTTGATTATGACAACATATCACTGTTGCGTTCGAATGTATTTCGCAATTGGTTGCAACTATGGCATGGTGACAGTGAACTGCTACCACGTTCATCGAATTTAGTGCAAGTATTAGGCTCTATAACAGCACTTTGTTGCATAGACAAGAAAGGCATACTTTCATGGCCAAATCCAACAGCTGAGAAGGTATTCTTCTTACACGATACCGACAATGATCACTTGGATGATCGCAGCACAAGTTGTTCTACGTTGAACACCGAAAGTAATCATACGAGTCAGGCGGAGAGTAAAAACGGTGGTATTGTTGCTGAAGTGCTCGATCTAACACATGATCAACACTGTCCATTTCGTTTGGAGTTCGATGATCATGGGTGGAAATCGCATATCACATCACTTAAACCATTGG GCCTCGCAATATTGTTGAATACTTGTTCGCCGCTGACGCATGCACATTACGCGCAATTCTGTGGACATGTAACCGCCGTGGCGATGCTGGATAAAGATTTGGTGCCAGTCACGAATCG ACGTTGCCTTTGCGAATTGGCCAAACAAATCGGTTTTAAGGATTCTGCTACAGATCATTTTTCACTCGAGGGTCAGTTGGCTTCCTACAGACATTTG CAACCGGAAGTGGTGCGTCGTGACATTCGCTTCGCACGCCAACTGCAGCTATCGTCTAAAGTGAAGGTACCCTTTCCGCACTCACTGTCGGTGGTGATGCGCGAAAACCCTGCCGGCTACCTTTCGCTCTTCACCCAAGGCACCGCCGACATTATAATGGATTTCTGTGATGATTTTTGGGATGGCAAAGACTTGCGCCCACTTTCGGCGCAGGATCGAAAGAAAGCGCTCGATTTCTATCAACGCAGCGCGCTCACCGCCTACTGCACCGCCTTCTCGTATCGCCCGCTGCGACATGGCATTAATGGCGCGCTCAGCGGCGCACAGCACACTGGTGGACCAATTGCATATCTAGAATTGCCACCCGAATCGAAAATACGCATGCAACATGTTGATCGCGCCCATTGCGATTTCGAGAGTGGCGGCCATATACATACGAAATTGAGTCACAGCATCAGCACTGATTCGCTATTATTCAGCGAAAGTAAAGACGATGACATCAACGATGTAGAGGGCTGCTTCGAAATGCAATGCCATCAGGTGTTCATCGGTATGGTGACTATGCAGTATCAAGCGCAGACGGACATTGTACAGCTGGTGGAGCGACTGGAGCGCGCTTGTATACGGTTCGTACATTTCAGCAAAGAAAACGAGTTGCGCTCGCGTGTATTCTCGGAGAAGATGGGTCTGGAGTCCGGCTGGAACTGTCACATATCGCTGTTGAATGAGGGAGATGATAAGGCCTCAATGAATACTGCTGCCGAGAAGGCTAACACCAGCGGTACGTCTGGGCGTTCGGGTAACAAAAGTTTGCAGAGTAATAATGAGAATAATATCAACATTGTTGAGTCCGCTCATGATCACACGACAGCCATTAGcacaaccatcaacaaaaacaacaacactgcCACAAGCACCATCAATTCAACCACCAATAATGTTTCATTGCCTCATAATGTAGAAATCATAAATCAGTGCACAAGCACGCAgaacaccaccaccaccaccattaCCACTACCACCATCAACATAGGTaaacagaaaaacaacaacagcaatagtaGTAATATTAGTAGCACGCATCCCCCACATCAAACGCACCTAAATATAACGAATATTACAGGCGGTACAGGCGGTACAGGCGGCACCGATAACGACGCCGACGACGAAGGCAGCGATCTGCATCATCTGCTACCGCCACCCAATCTCGAGTCTTCCAAAACACTAAGCTCATCAGCACCGGGCGCCATCTCCAATCCCGATGAGTACCAAGCGGTGCAGCTTAGCTCAACACCGCCCTCGCGTCGCAGCAGCGTCAGTTGTGGTGGTGAAGGTAACGGCAAAAACGAGTCCTTACACATGGTGGATGGCGGCAACCAAGTTATTGTAGATGCCGTTGACGATGAGCACCGCCAATCGGAGGACTCTGCCATGGATGAGAATTGTCGCTCGATGAGCATCATAACGGAGAGTACCGAGCAGAGTGCTCCCGTACACTTTGACATGTCTAATCGTGCTAAATTGCCGCGCGGCATAGAGAATATACGTCCGCATTTGGAACAGGTGGACAATGTGCCATTACAGGTGTCGCTATTCACCGACTGTTCGCCCGAGGCGACGCGTCAAATGCTCGATATTATGCAGTCATATGGTGAGATTGTCGTGTGTCTCGGCTCTTCGGCCAGCAATTCAAATGCGAATATATTCCTGCAAGCCGATTGCAGCATAGCTGTCGAGCCGCTTTATCCGCAAGTTTGTCAAGACATTAACGCCTACACGGATGGCAATCTAACAAATAACAAATTGCGTCTGCTGCGTCTCAAAAAAGATCTCAATGGCGAGGAGAAATATGGCAGTCATGAACCCTATACCACCGAAGAGCTGCTCGAAAGCGGCTTCTATGGCAATGATGAGCCACAAATGCGTCCAATGCAGTCCGCCGGCAACACTGTGTCCCCCGTCTACCTAGGTCGGCTTCTCAACTCGTTGCCCTGTTCGATATCGGTGTGTCGCGATGAACCGTTATCGCTGGTGTCCATTATCGAGTTGTCGCGTCGCTTTTCGGCTGGCCTTTGGAATTGCATACAATATTGGGCTTGCTGTGCCGGCGCGCTTTCGATGATCAATATTTTAAGCGCTTGCCTTTCGCTGCCGCCACTATTGACGCCGATTATGGTGCTTTATTTGATGAGCGTACCGGTACCGTTGATTGCGCTCGCTTTGGCGCACATCGATATCGATCCGAAGATTATGAATCGTGCCACAGGCAAGAAGCAAACCGAGTATGATACGAAGGTCTTCGGTTTTGTGATATGGTGTTATGGCTGTAAATTCATCGCTCCCATTTTGATTATG ATTTTCGCCTATTGCACATTTATGGCGCATCCCATCGAGCTCATGGACATTGACGAGGAGAAATTGCATATCAACTTGCAAATCGCGCGCATCTTCTCTTTCCTCGGCATCTTAGTGCATTTCG TGGTGATTTCCGCCTGCTTCGTGCACCGCGATCACTCGCTGTGGCAGCGCAATCCCTTCCGCAATCACATCTGGGCTTTCACCTGCGGCTGCACGCTGCTCGTGCACATCGTCATCTGTGCAGTGCAGATCTGCCTGCAGGACAATTACTTCGTGGAGGCCTGCGGTATGTGGCCGGCGATTGCGTTTCTCTATGGTGGCAGTTTTATAAGCCTGGCGATCACGGAGATTTGCAAGTGGCAAGAGATTAA aGTTAACACACGCTATCAGCGCCGCGCGAGGCTTGACTTTGGCACCAAATTGGGTATGAATTCACCGTTTTAA
- the l(2)k05819 gene encoding transmembrane protein 94 isoform X3, with amino-acid sequence MSVKSQRKAVATGAMGNATGEGVSHEKPNYGLTTRVALSRLHDDIEKLLREHEATYAKESYYRKLRSAFFKPSDTPLGWPAITATLFTMIALLIGEAYLASICVAAILSLDLCVVVRENHLRRTEIYRKTRQALADIRLAERDLCGEWQPCNYPHLCCPVSPCVSLQWTYRDGNIVNLPWALLVRGDHIVLRPGHITPGPCTEVNGKRTFEMHEIYGPTQVNDPPVRPLARAPLPDLICTLQTTPFLDNLRVILENSLKRPSTIYNQQRYLLVTKYIQQWGFICALCLTLFAGMLRINGLSSSPNVGTHPNEQHYWKYVFLETPAAAVIPLLPLIFPIMWISMNLWGVARLQCFLKIPQVLITKDSEKSFEEDLDAPTFDYDNISLLRSNVFRNWLQLWHGDSELLPRSSNLVQVLGSITALCCIDKKGILSWPNPTAEKVFFLHDTDNDHLDDRSTSCSTLNTESNHTSQAESKNGGIVAEVLDLTHDQHCPFRLEFDDHGWKSHITSLKPLGLAILLNTCSPLTHAHYAQFCGHVTAVAMLDKDLVPVTNRYAHVDSSLTSFLHGRCLCELAKQIGFKDSATDHFSLEGQLASYRHLQPEVVRRDIRFARQLQLSSKVKVPFPHSLSVVMRENPAGYLSLFTQGTADIIMDFCDDFWDGKDLRPLSAQDRKKALDFYQRSALTAYCTAFSYRPLRHGINGALSGAQHTGGPIAYLELPPESKIRMQHVDRAHCDFESGGHIHTKLSHSISTDSLLFSESKDDDINDVEGCFEMQCHQVFIGMVTMQYQAQTDIVQLVERLERACIRFVHFSKENELRSRVFSEKMGLESGWNCHISLLNEGDDKASMNTAAEKANTSGTSGRSGNKSLQSNNENNINIVESAHDHTTAISTTINKNNNTATSTINSTTNNVSLPHNVEIINQCTSTQNTTTTTITTTTINIGGTGGTDNDADDEGSDLHHLLPPPNLESSKTLSSSAPGAISNPDEYQAVQLSSTPPSRRSSVSCGGEGNGKNESLHMVDGGNQVIVDAVDDEHRQSEDSAMDENCRSMSIITESTEQSAPVHFDMSNRAKLPRGIENIRPHLEQVDNVPLQVSLFTDCSPEATRQMLDIMQSYGEIVVCLGSSASNSNANIFLQADCSIAVEPLYPQVCQDINAYTDGNLTNNKLRLLRLKKDLNGEEKYGSHEPYTTEELLESGFYGNDEPQMRPMQSAGNTVSPVYLGRLLNSLPCSISVCRDEPLSLVSIIELSRRFSAGLWNCIQYWACCAGALSMINILSACLSLPPLLTPIMVLYLMSVPVPLIALALAHIDIDPKIMNRATGKKQTEYDTKVFGFVIWCYGCKFIAPILIMIFAYCTFMAHPIELMDIDEEKLHINLQIARIFSFLGILVHFVVISACFVHRDHSLWQRNPFRNHIWAFTCGCTLLVHIVICAVQICLQDNYFVEACGMWPAIAFLYGGSFISLAITEICKWQEIKVNTRYQRRARLDFGTKLGMNSPF; translated from the exons ATGTCGGTAAAGTCACAACGTAAAGCCGTTGCTACGGGGGCAATGGGGAACGCGACCGGTGAAGGAGTTTCCCATGAAAAACCCAATTATGGTTTAACTACGCGTGTTGCACTATCACGTCTGCACGATGATATTGAAAAATTGTTGCGTGAGCATGAGGCCACCTACGCCAAGGAGAG CTACTATCGCAAACTGCGTTCGGCATTCTTCAAACCAAGCGACACACCATTGGGATGGCCTGCAATCACAGCTACGCTATTCACTATGATTGCGTTGCTTATTGGTGAGGCATATCTGGCGTCGATCTGTGTTGCGGCTATCTTATCATTGGATTTGTGCGTAGTGGTGCGCGAAAATCATTTACGTCGCACCGAAATCTACCGCAAGACACGCCAGGCACTCGCCGATATACGACTCGCTGAACGTGATCTATGTGGCGAGTGGCAACCATGCAATTATCCGCATCTGTGTTGCCCAGTTTCACCTTGTGTGTCGCTGCAGTGGACATATCGCGATGGTAATATTGTAAATTTACCGTGGGCCTTATTGGTACGCGGCGATCACATTGTACTACGACCGGGTCACATAACGCCCGGTCCGTGTACGGAAGTGAATGGAAAGCGCACATTTGAAATGCATGAAATATATGGCCCAACACAGGTGAATGATCCGCCAGTGCGTCCTTTGGCGCGTGCACCTCTACCAGATTTAATATGCACATTGCAGACGACGCCTTTTCTGGATAATTTGCGTGTCATTTTGGAAAACTCATTGAAGCGCCCATCGACGATATACAATCAGCAGCGTTATTTG CTGGTAACGAAATACATACAACAATGGGGcttcatatgtgcactttgtTTGACGCTTTTTGCCGGCATGTTGCGTATTAATGGTTTAAGCAGTTCGCCCAATGTCGGCACACATCCCAATGAGCAACATTATTGGAAATATGTTTTCCTAGAGACACCAGCTGCTGCAGTTATACCATTACTGCCACTCATTTTCCCCATCATGTGGATATCGATGAATTTGTGGGGTGTGGCAAGACTACAATGCTTTCTCAAAATACCACAAGTGCTCATCACTAAAGACTCGGAAAAATCATTCGAAGAAGACTTGGATGCGCCCACCTTTGATTATGACAACATATCACTGTTGCGTTCGAATGTATTTCGCAATTGGTTGCAACTATGGCATGGTGACAGTGAACTGCTACCACGTTCATCGAATTTAGTGCAAGTATTAGGCTCTATAACAGCACTTTGTTGCATAGACAAGAAAGGCATACTTTCATGGCCAAATCCAACAGCTGAGAAGGTATTCTTCTTACACGATACCGACAATGATCACTTGGATGATCGCAGCACAAGTTGTTCTACGTTGAACACCGAAAGTAATCATACGAGTCAGGCGGAGAGTAAAAACGGTGGTATTGTTGCTGAAGTGCTCGATCTAACACATGATCAACACTGTCCATTTCGTTTGGAGTTCGATGATCATGGGTGGAAATCGCATATCACATCACTTAAACCATTGG GCCTCGCAATATTGTTGAATACTTGTTCGCCGCTGACGCATGCACATTACGCGCAATTCTGTGGACATGTAACCGCCGTGGCGATGCTGGATAAAGATTTGGTGCCAGTCACGAATCGGTATGCCCACGTTGATTCCAGTTTGACTAGCTTTTTGCATGG ACGTTGCCTTTGCGAATTGGCCAAACAAATCGGTTTTAAGGATTCTGCTACAGATCATTTTTCACTCGAGGGTCAGTTGGCTTCCTACAGACATTTG CAACCGGAAGTGGTGCGTCGTGACATTCGCTTCGCACGCCAACTGCAGCTATCGTCTAAAGTGAAGGTACCCTTTCCGCACTCACTGTCGGTGGTGATGCGCGAAAACCCTGCCGGCTACCTTTCGCTCTTCACCCAAGGCACCGCCGACATTATAATGGATTTCTGTGATGATTTTTGGGATGGCAAAGACTTGCGCCCACTTTCGGCGCAGGATCGAAAGAAAGCGCTCGATTTCTATCAACGCAGCGCGCTCACCGCCTACTGCACCGCCTTCTCGTATCGCCCGCTGCGACATGGCATTAATGGCGCGCTCAGCGGCGCACAGCACACTGGTGGACCAATTGCATATCTAGAATTGCCACCCGAATCGAAAATACGCATGCAACATGTTGATCGCGCCCATTGCGATTTCGAGAGTGGCGGCCATATACATACGAAATTGAGTCACAGCATCAGCACTGATTCGCTATTATTCAGCGAAAGTAAAGACGATGACATCAACGATGTAGAGGGCTGCTTCGAAATGCAATGCCATCAGGTGTTCATCGGTATGGTGACTATGCAGTATCAAGCGCAGACGGACATTGTACAGCTGGTGGAGCGACTGGAGCGCGCTTGTATACGGTTCGTACATTTCAGCAAAGAAAACGAGTTGCGCTCGCGTGTATTCTCGGAGAAGATGGGTCTGGAGTCCGGCTGGAACTGTCACATATCGCTGTTGAATGAGGGAGATGATAAGGCCTCAATGAATACTGCTGCCGAGAAGGCTAACACCAGCGGTACGTCTGGGCGTTCGGGTAACAAAAGTTTGCAGAGTAATAATGAGAATAATATCAACATTGTTGAGTCCGCTCATGATCACACGACAGCCATTAGcacaaccatcaacaaaaacaacaacactgcCACAAGCACCATCAATTCAACCACCAATAATGTTTCATTGCCTCATAATGTAGAAATCATAAATCAGTGCACAAGCACGCAgaacaccaccaccaccaccattaCCACTACCACCATCAACATAG GCGGTACAGGCGGCACCGATAACGACGCCGACGACGAAGGCAGCGATCTGCATCATCTGCTACCGCCACCCAATCTCGAGTCTTCCAAAACACTAAGCTCATCAGCACCGGGCGCCATCTCCAATCCCGATGAGTACCAAGCGGTGCAGCTTAGCTCAACACCGCCCTCGCGTCGCAGCAGCGTCAGTTGTGGTGGTGAAGGTAACGGCAAAAACGAGTCCTTACACATGGTGGATGGCGGCAACCAAGTTATTGTAGATGCCGTTGACGATGAGCACCGCCAATCGGAGGACTCTGCCATGGATGAGAATTGTCGCTCGATGAGCATCATAACGGAGAGTACCGAGCAGAGTGCTCCCGTACACTTTGACATGTCTAATCGTGCTAAATTGCCGCGCGGCATAGAGAATATACGTCCGCATTTGGAACAGGTGGACAATGTGCCATTACAGGTGTCGCTATTCACCGACTGTTCGCCCGAGGCGACGCGTCAAATGCTCGATATTATGCAGTCATATGGTGAGATTGTCGTGTGTCTCGGCTCTTCGGCCAGCAATTCAAATGCGAATATATTCCTGCAAGCCGATTGCAGCATAGCTGTCGAGCCGCTTTATCCGCAAGTTTGTCAAGACATTAACGCCTACACGGATGGCAATCTAACAAATAACAAATTGCGTCTGCTGCGTCTCAAAAAAGATCTCAATGGCGAGGAGAAATATGGCAGTCATGAACCCTATACCACCGAAGAGCTGCTCGAAAGCGGCTTCTATGGCAATGATGAGCCACAAATGCGTCCAATGCAGTCCGCCGGCAACACTGTGTCCCCCGTCTACCTAGGTCGGCTTCTCAACTCGTTGCCCTGTTCGATATCGGTGTGTCGCGATGAACCGTTATCGCTGGTGTCCATTATCGAGTTGTCGCGTCGCTTTTCGGCTGGCCTTTGGAATTGCATACAATATTGGGCTTGCTGTGCCGGCGCGCTTTCGATGATCAATATTTTAAGCGCTTGCCTTTCGCTGCCGCCACTATTGACGCCGATTATGGTGCTTTATTTGATGAGCGTACCGGTACCGTTGATTGCGCTCGCTTTGGCGCACATCGATATCGATCCGAAGATTATGAATCGTGCCACAGGCAAGAAGCAAACCGAGTATGATACGAAGGTCTTCGGTTTTGTGATATGGTGTTATGGCTGTAAATTCATCGCTCCCATTTTGATTATG ATTTTCGCCTATTGCACATTTATGGCGCATCCCATCGAGCTCATGGACATTGACGAGGAGAAATTGCATATCAACTTGCAAATCGCGCGCATCTTCTCTTTCCTCGGCATCTTAGTGCATTTCG TGGTGATTTCCGCCTGCTTCGTGCACCGCGATCACTCGCTGTGGCAGCGCAATCCCTTCCGCAATCACATCTGGGCTTTCACCTGCGGCTGCACGCTGCTCGTGCACATCGTCATCTGTGCAGTGCAGATCTGCCTGCAGGACAATTACTTCGTGGAGGCCTGCGGTATGTGGCCGGCGATTGCGTTTCTCTATGGTGGCAGTTTTATAAGCCTGGCGATCACGGAGATTTGCAAGTGGCAAGAGATTAA aGTTAACACACGCTATCAGCGCCGCGCGAGGCTTGACTTTGGCACCAAATTGGGTATGAATTCACCGTTTTAA